Part of the Phaeodactylum tricornutum CCAP 1055/1 chromosome 5, whole genome shotgun sequence genome is shown below.
AGCATCTACTGACAGTAAGGGAAACCCTCTGGGTGACTTGTACACAGAGAATTGCGTGGTATTCGAGCTTAATTTAAACTATAGGTCAccattactcttcttctgGTGCATCGCCGTCGACTTCTTCGTTCTCCAGCGCCAAGCGATCCATCATGGCCTGTAACTCATTCTCTTCTTTGATACTGACTGCCTTGGGCGGCATTTTGACGTCCATCTTTCCACCTTTTAGTGCAATGACGTCGCGAATGGCATCAATGGCACTGTGCAACAGGGCGATGCCCGCATCCTTGTCCAAAGTGGTGGTCGACAACACATAAATCGGCGGAGCAATAAGTTTAATTTTGATGACAGAATTTTCGGTACCCTTGGCCATACCGGCAAACAAGGCTTCGCGAATCGCGTCAATGCCTTCGTACGAAAAGCACGAAACCTCGATATCACTCCGAATTTTGATGGGTTGCGGTGCGAGGCGCCGTAGAATATAGGTAGTGAGTTCGTCCTTCAAGTCCTGCGGGATGTCCAGTTCGTCAAAGGGATTGACGACACCCTTTTCGTCCGAAATTGCTAGTTTGAAGGCGTCAAAGGCGTGTCCGTACTTGCGGTCGAGCGGCCAGCCGATTTTTTCGTACAAGTCTTCGAGGTAGTACTTTCTCCGATCGGCAATATGTCGGAGGACGCCGTGCACGGCTTTGGCCTTGTTGAATCGCTCTTCGCAGGCCGCCACGTCTTCCGGAGAGACGCGACGTTTGGACAGATCAATGTACcccttttccttg
Proteins encoded:
- a CDS encoding predicted protein, whose product is MDPSDNGGFRIFTGDDKSNLECRFYESKYPEIESVVMVNVRNIADMGAYVSLMEYGNIEGMILLSELSRRRIRSIHKLIRVNRNEVVMVLRVDKEKGYIDLSKRRVSPEDVAACEERFNKAKAVHGVLRHIADRRKYYLEDLYEKIGWPLDRKYGHAFDAFKLAISDEKGVVNPFDELDIPQDLKDELTTYILRRLAPQPIKIRSDIEVSCFSYEGIDAIREALFAGMAKGTENSVIKIKLIAPPIYVLSTTTLDKDAGIALLHSAIDAIRDVIALKGGKMDVKMPPKAVSIKEENELQAMMDRLALENEEVDGDAPEEE